In one Solanum lycopersicum chromosome 11, SLM_r2.1 genomic region, the following are encoded:
- the LOC101249148 gene encoding uncharacterized protein produces the protein MSMDMDLHPTPFPGKYQSVKSRFNKNISKAPKIQSKEPSIPRQNRVFGTIRSTNVPTKTVVEKPLAKSSSGVSQRQLKSPKKTQSLTDSAVNSVTKSAKKEENRAKTRKKSVCFRENRDVAVAASAAEPKTPVKSPVLAKPRLSGSTTPFHSAEKCSKCRFDRLETSSYWLSQIKLAENVEKHSVSAAFFQLAFDTKAEPFRNILLELKRYLRRHKHLSEGKEWKEVCFSYGLLKDESNSKDKIGNSSKNKEIEKEKEEEELKWLNLEVDEEYSIIQEGNEVPFSLLC, from the exons atgtctATGGATATGGATCTTCATCCTACACCATTTCCAG GTAAATATCAATCTGTGAAATCAAGATTCAATAAAAACATCTCAAAAGCACCAAAAATCCAATCCAAAGAACCATCCATTCCCAg GCAAAACAGAGTTTTTGGCACAATTCGAAGCACGAATGTTCCAACAAAAACAGTTGTTGAAAAGCCATTAGCAAAATCATCATCTGGTGTTTCTCAAAGACAACtcaaatcaccaaaaaagacTCAATCTTTAACTGATTCTGCAGTAAATTCAGTAACGAAAAGCGccaagaaagaagaaaacagagcaaaaacaagaaagaaaagtgTTTGTTTTCGAGAAAACAGAGATGTTGCTGTTGCTGCTTCTGCTGCAGAGCCTAAAACACCGGTGAAATCGCCTGTTTTGGCGAAGCCTCGACTCTCGGGAAGCACAACTCCATTTCACAGTGCTGAGAAATGCAGCAAATGCAGATTTGACAGATTGGAAACGTCGAGTTATTGGCTTTCTCAGATCAAATTAGCTGAAAATGTCGAAAAACACTCTGTTTCTGCTGCTTTTTTTCAACTGGCTTTTGATACCAAAGCTGAG CCCTTTCGAAACATTTTGTTGGAATTGAAAAGGTATCTACGAAGACACAAGCATTTATCCGAGGGCAAAGAGTGGAAAGAGGTTTGTTTTAGCTATGGTTTGTTGAAGGATGAGAGCAATTCTAAGGACAAAATTGGAAATAGTAGCAAGAATAAGgagattgaaaaagaaaaagaagaagaagaattaaagTGGTTGAATTTGGAAGTTGATGAAGAATATAGTATTATTCAAGAAGGAAATGAAGTTCCATTTTCACTATTGTGTTGA